One Mycolicibacterium rufum genomic window, CCGGGTAGCACGTGTACCAGGAACCGCGCTCGCGCTCGAAACGGTCCATCCCGGTGCGGCGCGCATAGTCCATCGCCTCGATCAACTCACCGTTCCACACCAGCTGCCAGTACTCGGTGTACAGCCGTCGCCGCGGCGTCTCCATCAGATAGCCGGCGGCCCCGAGCTGGGCAGCGCACACGATGCCCTCGCGCAGCCAGCCCGCGCGGTAGACCATCGTGTCGCACTCCCAGATCAGCAGTTCGGGGGCCAGCTCGTGCAACCGCCTGCTGTTGGCGGGCCGGAACGCTCCCTCCTTGGTCGCGCAGACGGCGGGGATCTCCTCGGCGATGCGCGCGCTCTCCTGCGCGGTCAGCACGTAGCCCGACGACGGTGAGTTGAACATGCCCAGCGCGATGTCGGTGCGGTCGGCGATGTAACGGAAGTAGTCCAGCACGCCCTGCCCGCCGTGGCACTCCATCATCGGGGTCTGGATGTACACGATGTCCGCGCCGTGCTCCTGGGCGTGCCGGGTCAACTCCAGACAGTCCTTGGCCGCGGTCGCCGCGGTACAGGCCTGGATGACGATCTGCGGGTTGATGGCACGCGCTTCGGCGATCGCCACCCCGAGCAACTGCTTGCGCTCGTCGAGGGTCAGCGCCCAGAATTCCGCCAACCCGCTGACGCACCACAGCATGTCGCGCCCGAGTTCACCGACGCAGTAGCGCACCAGACGACGGTAGGCGTCCCAGTCGATGTCGTCTCCGGCCTCGCCGGTGAACGGGGTGTACAGCGAATCGCCGATCCCGCGGATCGCCTCGCGGGCCCACGCGCGCGCCTCCCGGGCGGTGGCCATCGCCGTGTCTCAGGTACCCGTCCAGTGGGGCTTGCGCTTCTCGGCGAACGCCGTCGGCCCTTCCATCGCGTCCTTCGAGGAGAACACCGGCGCGATGAGTTCGCCCTGCTTGCGCCACATCTCGCTCTCGCTCCACTCCGCGGATCTCATGATGATCTCCTTGGTGACCGCCACGGCGAGCGGGCCGTTCGCGGTGATGCGCTCGGCGAGTGCCAGGGCGCCGTCGAGTGCCCCACCCGGCTCGGTGAGTACGTTGACGAAGCCCCACTGCGCGGCCTCCTCGGCGGTGAAGCTGTCCCCGGTCAGGGCGAGTTCGAGGGCCTTCTGATACGGGATACGGTGCGGCAGCCGCAGGAGTCCACCGCCTGCCGCGACGAGTCCGCGCTTGACCTCCGGGATGCCGAACTTCGCGCCCCTGGCCGCCACCACCAGATCGGTCGCGAGCACGATCTCGGTGCCGCCGGCCAGCGCGTAACCCTCGACGGCGGCGATCACGGGTTTGCGGGGCGGCCGCTCGGTGAAGCCGATGCCCCGGCCCGGGATCGCCGGCACCTCACCGGCCATGAACGCCTTCAGATCCATTCCGGCGCAGAAGTTGCCGCCCGCTCCGGTGATGATCGATACCGACAGTTCCGGGCTGTCGTCGAGTTCGTCCATCGCATCGGCCAGACCCCGGGCCACCGCGAGGTTGAACGCGTTGCGCGCCTCGGGCCGATTGATGGTGATGATCAGGACCCGGTCACGACGTTCGGTGAGAACCTCTTCTGCCACTGTCTCCCTTGACCTTTCGTGCGGTGACGGTGAACTCAGACCTCGACGACGACGGCGCCGCCCTGTCCGCCGCCGGCACACATGGCGGCGACACCGACGCCACCGCCGCGGCGCCGCAGTTCGTAGACCAGCGTAGTGACCATCCGGGCGCCGGAGGCGGCGATCGGATGCCCGAGGCTGCAGCCGCTGCCCGACACGTTGACCAGTTCCTCGTCGAG contains:
- a CDS encoding dihydrodipicolinate synthase family protein, encoding MATAREARAWAREAIRGIGDSLYTPFTGEAGDDIDWDAYRRLVRYCVGELGRDMLWCVSGLAEFWALTLDERKQLLGVAIAEARAINPQIVIQACTAATAAKDCLELTRHAQEHGADIVYIQTPMMECHGGQGVLDYFRYIADRTDIALGMFNSPSSGYVLTAQESARIAEEIPAVCATKEGAFRPANSRRLHELAPELLIWECDTMVYRAGWLREGIVCAAQLGAAGYLMETPRRRLYTEYWQLVWNGELIEAMDYARRTGMDRFERERGSWYTCYPGRPDYFTHWGGAFKYAASLLGLPVGSYPESRPPQALLPDAAKTQMRAAYRTLGLLDGDLSAGR
- a CDS encoding crotonase/enoyl-CoA hydratase family protein, with the translated sequence MAEEVLTERRDRVLIITINRPEARNAFNLAVARGLADAMDELDDSPELSVSIITGAGGNFCAGMDLKAFMAGEVPAIPGRGIGFTERPPRKPVIAAVEGYALAGGTEIVLATDLVVAARGAKFGIPEVKRGLVAAGGGLLRLPHRIPYQKALELALTGDSFTAEEAAQWGFVNVLTEPGGALDGALALAERITANGPLAVAVTKEIIMRSAEWSESEMWRKQGELIAPVFSSKDAMEGPTAFAEKRKPHWTGT